Sequence from the Bacillota bacterium genome:
AAGCTAACGTCAAACTCGGAGAGTTGGAACGGAAGCTGGCGGAGACCGCGGCCGGGTTCTTGGCCAAGCAAATGGAACAATAGCAGCAGCACAGACTGTTGTGCCAGGCAGAAAACAATACGCCAAGACGGGTATCAAGCGATGGTTAAGATTTCGGATACCGTGTCTTGGCTTTTTTGCGCCTATCTGCTGTTATCGGAATGAGTGCTTAGGGTTGACTCCTTCCCGCCCTCGCTGGCCTTAGCTTCCTCCCAGAGCTGATCCATCTCCTCCAGGGTCATCTCTGTCAAGGAGCGTCCCTGCTCCTTAGCCTTAGCTTCGATGTACAGGAAGCGGCGCTTAAACTTATTGACAGACTGCAGAAGGGCGATTTCCGGGTCAAATCTTAGGTGCCGGGCCACATTGACCAGGGCAAAGAGGATGTCGCCGAACTCTCCCGTTAGCTCTGGGTCTCCACCCTCGGGGCCCTGCTTCTCGGCAGTCCCTTGACGGGCAATTACGTCTTCAAACTCCCGCAGCTCCTCTAGTACCTTGGCGTAGGCTCCTTGGACCTCGTCCCAATCAAAGCCTACCTTGGCGGCCTTTTGCTGAATCTTTCTGGCGGTCATCAGCGCGGGTAGTCCTGGAGGAATGCCCTGCAGGACAGAGCTTCGGGTCTCGCCCTTGGCAGCCCTTTCCCTGCGCTTGATCTCCTCCCAATTGACGGTGACGGCCTGGGCGGTTTTCGCCTCGATGTCACCGAAGACATGGGGATGGCGGCGAATCATCTTCTCCACCAAAACTCTGACCACATCGTCGGCATCAAAGGCCCCTCTTTCCGCGGCAATTTGAGCATGGAAGATCACCTGGAGCAGGACGTCTCCCAGCTCCTCCATCAGCTGGTCATCATCGCCTTCATCTACTGCCTCCGCTACTTCATAGGCCTCTTCGATGAGGTAGGGCTTGAGGCTGATGTGGGTTTGCTCACTGTCCCAAGGACAGCCATCTTCGGCCCGCAGCCGCTGCATCACCTTGACGATGGGCAGCAGGCTAAATCGGGTTTGAATCTTTTCCCCGTCGGTCACCTTGGGTACATAAAGACTGGTCAGATGGTCAATCCAGTCCACCTGGTCCAGTTGGTACAAGGGCATTGTCTCCTGACGGGCCTGTCCGGGGATTCCGGCGGCTTTGACTAGGGTGACGGGATGCTCCCCATCGTAGTGGTCCAAAAGGAAAAGCTTCAGGTCACTGGCCACCCAGCGGTTGTACACCTGGGTAATTAGGAGGGGACTTTGGGTATCAATCCCGGAAGGCATGTCCAGGGCGTCACA
This genomic interval carries:
- the mazG gene encoding nucleoside triphosphate pyrophosphohydrolase, with amino-acid sequence MTVVGLGPGSADLISLGAKAQLMADVPVYFRTTVHPLVPELIQEIPGPVHSFDDIYESAEEFSKVYQQIVDELLTAARETPIVYAVPGHPFVAETTVTLLLERAREAGVEVQVIPSMSGLEAMMAELAIDPTNGLVICDALDMPSGIDTQSPLLITQVYNRWVASDLKLFLLDHYDGEHPVTLVKAAGIPGQARQETMPLYQLDQVDWIDHLTSLYVPKVTDGEKIQTRFSLLPIVKVMQRLRAEDGCPWDSEQTHISLKPYLIEEAYEVAEAVDEGDDDQLMEELGDVLLQVIFHAQIAAERGAFDADDVVRVLVEKMIRRHPHVFGDIEAKTAQAVTVNWEEIKRRERAAKGETRSSVLQGIPPGLPALMTARKIQQKAAKVGFDWDEVQGAYAKVLEELREFEDVIARQGTAEKQGPEGGDPELTGEFGDILFALVNVARHLRFDPEIALLQSVNKFKRRFLYIEAKAKEQGRSLTEMTLEEMDQLWEEAKASEGGKESTLSTHSDNSR